A region from the Lycium barbarum isolate Lr01 chromosome 8, ASM1917538v2, whole genome shotgun sequence genome encodes:
- the LOC132607164 gene encoding serine/threonine-protein kinase CTR1-like isoform X2 translates to MEMSSRRSNYTLLNQIPDDNWDLNDHHHHMMLQSHNRVGSFPLLPGSIGSNRQSSEGSFGNSSISGETYVANDGGGGGGSSAAVRSWAQQTEESYQLQLALAIRLSNEATCVDNPNFLDSVTDALAATRDLDDSSASVESMSHRLWINGCLSYFDKVPDGLYCIFGMDPYVWTVCSVLQESGRIPSIESLKAVAPSKAPSVEVILIDQCNDPSLKELQNRIRSMTSSRIARKEAVDQLAKLVCDHMGGAAPAGEDDLVSLSKECSDDLKDCLGTIVLPIGTLSVGLCKHRALLFKVLADIIDLPCRIARGCKYCNSSDASSCLVQLGLDREYLVDLIGKPGALGEPDSLLNGPSSISISSPLRFPRYRQVEPTIDFRSLAKQYFLDSQSLNLLFDDSAAADGDAKQSDRSCMDRNNAVPSSSNRAEISRLPLSPLNAWKNGRDKESQLSKMYNPPSMDTDLVLVNHVPPIREDAQLMVLSHSRADTRFLAGGGHVVSGTTSEELALDVEEFNIPWNDLVLREKIGAGSFGTVHRADWNGSDVAVKILMEQDFHPERFKEFLREVAIMKRLRHPNIVLFMGAVIQRPNLSIVTEYLSRGSLFRLLHKPGAREMLDEKRRLCMAYDVANGMNYLHKRNPPIVHRDLKSPNLLVDKKYTVKVCDFGLSRLKENTFLSSKTAAGTPEWMAPEVIRDEPSNEKSDVYSFGVILWELATLQQPWSNLNASQVIAAVGFDRKRPDIPRNLNPAVATIIEACWADEPWRRPSFSTIMDMLRPQIRSPLPQPGHTDMQLHA, encoded by the exons ATGGAAATGTCTAGTAGAAGATCAAATTACACTTTATTAAATCAAATCCCTGATGATAATTGGGACTTAAACGATCACCACCACCACATGATGTTACAATCACACAACCGGGTCGGGTCATTTCCCTTACTACCCGGTTCGATCGGGTCGAACAGGCAATCAAGTGAGGGTAGTTTCGGTAATAGCTCTATTTCCGGTGAGACCTACGTGGCTAATGacggcggcggcggcggcggtTCATCGGCGGCGGTGAGGAGTTGGGCACAGCAAACGGAAGAGAGTTATCAGTTGCAATTAGCGTTGGCGATACGGCTTTCTAATGAAGCAACGTGTGTTGATAATCCGAATTTTTTGGATTCTGTTACTGATGCATTGGCGGCAACACGAGATTTAGATGATTCGTCTGCTTCAGTTGAATCAATGTCGCATCGGTTGTGG ATAAATGGATGCTTGTCGTACTTTGACAAAGTCCCTGATGGATTATATTGCATTTTTGGGATGGATCCATATGTTTGGACTGTCTGTTCAGTTCTGCAAGAAAGTGGCCGTATTCCATCAATTGAATCATTGAAGGCAGTTGCTCCCTCTAAAGCACCATCTGTTGAAGTGATTTTAATTGATCAGTGTAATGATCCCAGCTTGAAGGAACTACAGAATAGGATTCGTAGCATGACCTCTAGTCGCATCGCCAGAAAAGAAGCTGTTGATCAGCTTGCCAAGCTGGTTTGCGATCATATGGG GGGTGCGGCTCCTGCTGGAGAAGATGACTTGGTTTCCCTGTCGAAGGAGTGCAGTGATGACCTGAAGGATTGTCTAGGAACTATCGTGCTTCCCATTGGTACCCTGTCTGTTGGGCTTTGCAAGCATCGAGCTTTGCTTTTTAAA GTGCTAGCTGAcatcattgatttaccatgtcGAATTGCCAGGGGATGTAAATATTGTAATAGCTCTGATGCTTCCTCATGTCTAGTTCAATTAGGACTTGACAG GGAATACCTGGTTGATTTGATCGGTAAGCCAGGAGCTCTAGGCGAACCGGATTCCTTGCTCAATGGTCCATCTTCCATCTCAATTTCTTCACCCTTGCGCTTCCCGAGATACAGACAAGTTGAACCTACAATTGATTTCAGGTCACTGGCCAAACAGTATTTCTTGGATAGTCAATCACTTAATCTACTGTTTGATGATTCTGCAGCTG CTGATGGAGATGCAAAACAATCAGACAGAAGTTGCATGGATAGAAACAATGCAGTCCCTAGTTCAAGTAATCGTGCTGAAATTTCTCGGTTACCTCTGTCTCCATTAAATGCATGGAAAAATGGACGAGATAAAGAATCTCAACTTTCGAAAATGTATAATCCTCCAAGTATGGACACGGACCTGGTTCTTGTGAATCATGTCCCTCCAATACGGGAAGATGCTCAACTGATGGTATTATCTCACTCAAGAGCAGATACTAGGTTTCTTGCTGGAGGAGGTCATGTCGTTTCTGGTACAACAAGTGAAGAACTTGCTCTTGATGTAGAAGAGTTCAATATTCCGTGGAATGATCTGGTTCTGAGGGAGAAAATTGGGGCAG GGTCTTTTGGTACTGTTCACCGTGCTGATTGGAATGGCTCT GACGTTGCCGTGAAGATTCTCATGGAACAAGATTTTCATCCGGAGCGATTCAAGGAATTTTTGAGGGAG GTTGCAATTATGAAGCGGTTGCGACATCCAAATATTGTACTTTTTATGGGTGCTGTCATTCAGCGACCAAATTTGTCCATAGTTACAGAATATTTGTCGAG GGGTAGCTTATTTAGACTTCTTCATAAACCTGGTGCAAGAGAGATGTTGGATGAAAAGCGTCGGTTGTGTATGGCTTACGATGTG GCAAATGGGATGAATTATCTACACAAACGCAATCCTCCCATTGTGCACCGAGATTTAAAATCTCCAAATCTGCTAGTGGACAAAAAATATACAGTGAAG GTCTGTGATTTTGGTCTTTCTCGTTTGAAAGAGAATACATTCCTTTCATCAAAGACTGCTGCCGGAACT CCGGAATGGATGGCGCCTGAAGTTATTCGTGATGAGCCATCAAATGAGAAATCTGATGTATACAGCTTTGGTGTCATTTTATGGGAGCTGGCAACACTCCAACAACCATGGAGTAATTTGAATGCGTCACAG
- the LOC132607164 gene encoding serine/threonine-protein kinase CTR1-like isoform X1, with translation MEMSSRRSNYTLLNQIPDDNWDLNDHHHHMMLQSHNRVGSFPLLPGSIGSNRQSSEGSFGNSSISGETYVANDGGGGGGSSAAVRSWAQQTEESYQLQLALAIRLSNEATCVDNPNFLDSVTDALAATRDLDDSSASVESMSHRLWINGCLSYFDKVPDGLYCIFGMDPYVWTVCSVLQESGRIPSIESLKAVAPSKAPSVEVILIDQCNDPSLKELQNRIRSMTSSRIARKEAVDQLAKLVCDHMGGAAPAGEDDLVSLSKECSDDLKDCLGTIVLPIGTLSVGLCKHRALLFKVLADIIDLPCRIARGCKYCNSSDASSCLVQLGLDREYLVDLIGKPGALGEPDSLLNGPSSISISSPLRFPRYRQVEPTIDFRSLAKQYFLDSQSLNLLFDDSAAGVAADGDAKQSDRSCMDRNNAVPSSSNRAEISRLPLSPLNAWKNGRDKESQLSKMYNPPSMDTDLVLVNHVPPIREDAQLMVLSHSRADTRFLAGGGHVVSGTTSEELALDVEEFNIPWNDLVLREKIGAGSFGTVHRADWNGSDVAVKILMEQDFHPERFKEFLREVAIMKRLRHPNIVLFMGAVIQRPNLSIVTEYLSRGSLFRLLHKPGAREMLDEKRRLCMAYDVANGMNYLHKRNPPIVHRDLKSPNLLVDKKYTVKVCDFGLSRLKENTFLSSKTAAGTPEWMAPEVIRDEPSNEKSDVYSFGVILWELATLQQPWSNLNASQVIAAVGFDRKRPDIPRNLNPAVATIIEACWADEPWRRPSFSTIMDMLRPQIRSPLPQPGHTDMQLHA, from the exons ATGGAAATGTCTAGTAGAAGATCAAATTACACTTTATTAAATCAAATCCCTGATGATAATTGGGACTTAAACGATCACCACCACCACATGATGTTACAATCACACAACCGGGTCGGGTCATTTCCCTTACTACCCGGTTCGATCGGGTCGAACAGGCAATCAAGTGAGGGTAGTTTCGGTAATAGCTCTATTTCCGGTGAGACCTACGTGGCTAATGacggcggcggcggcggcggtTCATCGGCGGCGGTGAGGAGTTGGGCACAGCAAACGGAAGAGAGTTATCAGTTGCAATTAGCGTTGGCGATACGGCTTTCTAATGAAGCAACGTGTGTTGATAATCCGAATTTTTTGGATTCTGTTACTGATGCATTGGCGGCAACACGAGATTTAGATGATTCGTCTGCTTCAGTTGAATCAATGTCGCATCGGTTGTGG ATAAATGGATGCTTGTCGTACTTTGACAAAGTCCCTGATGGATTATATTGCATTTTTGGGATGGATCCATATGTTTGGACTGTCTGTTCAGTTCTGCAAGAAAGTGGCCGTATTCCATCAATTGAATCATTGAAGGCAGTTGCTCCCTCTAAAGCACCATCTGTTGAAGTGATTTTAATTGATCAGTGTAATGATCCCAGCTTGAAGGAACTACAGAATAGGATTCGTAGCATGACCTCTAGTCGCATCGCCAGAAAAGAAGCTGTTGATCAGCTTGCCAAGCTGGTTTGCGATCATATGGG GGGTGCGGCTCCTGCTGGAGAAGATGACTTGGTTTCCCTGTCGAAGGAGTGCAGTGATGACCTGAAGGATTGTCTAGGAACTATCGTGCTTCCCATTGGTACCCTGTCTGTTGGGCTTTGCAAGCATCGAGCTTTGCTTTTTAAA GTGCTAGCTGAcatcattgatttaccatgtcGAATTGCCAGGGGATGTAAATATTGTAATAGCTCTGATGCTTCCTCATGTCTAGTTCAATTAGGACTTGACAG GGAATACCTGGTTGATTTGATCGGTAAGCCAGGAGCTCTAGGCGAACCGGATTCCTTGCTCAATGGTCCATCTTCCATCTCAATTTCTTCACCCTTGCGCTTCCCGAGATACAGACAAGTTGAACCTACAATTGATTTCAGGTCACTGGCCAAACAGTATTTCTTGGATAGTCAATCACTTAATCTACTGTTTGATGATTCTGCAGCTG GAGTTGCAGCTGATGGAGATGCAAAACAATCAGACAGAAGTTGCATGGATAGAAACAATGCAGTCCCTAGTTCAAGTAATCGTGCTGAAATTTCTCGGTTACCTCTGTCTCCATTAAATGCATGGAAAAATGGACGAGATAAAGAATCTCAACTTTCGAAAATGTATAATCCTCCAAGTATGGACACGGACCTGGTTCTTGTGAATCATGTCCCTCCAATACGGGAAGATGCTCAACTGATGGTATTATCTCACTCAAGAGCAGATACTAGGTTTCTTGCTGGAGGAGGTCATGTCGTTTCTGGTACAACAAGTGAAGAACTTGCTCTTGATGTAGAAGAGTTCAATATTCCGTGGAATGATCTGGTTCTGAGGGAGAAAATTGGGGCAG GGTCTTTTGGTACTGTTCACCGTGCTGATTGGAATGGCTCT GACGTTGCCGTGAAGATTCTCATGGAACAAGATTTTCATCCGGAGCGATTCAAGGAATTTTTGAGGGAG GTTGCAATTATGAAGCGGTTGCGACATCCAAATATTGTACTTTTTATGGGTGCTGTCATTCAGCGACCAAATTTGTCCATAGTTACAGAATATTTGTCGAG GGGTAGCTTATTTAGACTTCTTCATAAACCTGGTGCAAGAGAGATGTTGGATGAAAAGCGTCGGTTGTGTATGGCTTACGATGTG GCAAATGGGATGAATTATCTACACAAACGCAATCCTCCCATTGTGCACCGAGATTTAAAATCTCCAAATCTGCTAGTGGACAAAAAATATACAGTGAAG GTCTGTGATTTTGGTCTTTCTCGTTTGAAAGAGAATACATTCCTTTCATCAAAGACTGCTGCCGGAACT CCGGAATGGATGGCGCCTGAAGTTATTCGTGATGAGCCATCAAATGAGAAATCTGATGTATACAGCTTTGGTGTCATTTTATGGGAGCTGGCAACACTCCAACAACCATGGAGTAATTTGAATGCGTCACAG